GCTCCGGAGTCAGAGCGAGCTGGACTCGCGGcgggggagcgggcggcggcgagGTGGGGGAAGAGAGTCATTCCCGCCTCTCCGCTGCTTTTTCTTCCGCAGCGCCTGTGAGGctggcggcggctccgcgcctCGCCGGGAAGCGGAGCGGCCTCTGAGGGGCCGGCGCGCCCCCGCCCGTCGGACGGGTGCCTGCGGCTGCCGATGCCGCGGGCGGGGCCCTTGGCCTGCGGGTGGGCAGAAGCTAGTGCGGGGGTCAGCAGCTGTGCGGAGGAGAGAGGAGCTTTTTCCGGCTTGTGCCCTCAGAAGTCGTGGTTAAGGGGGGCGccgctgctggggctgggcgtGGGGCTGCGTCTAAGTGTTCGGAGCGACAAGCTGGGAGGCAGACAGGCAGGTTTAATGTACTGCAAATGTTGGTTTGTCGTCTGTTGAGCTGAGAGTGGTATGTGGAGGAGAAACTAGGGACGGGAGGAGCATCTCCCCTAGgtgaggctgagagagctgggactgctcagcctggagaagagaaggctcagggagtTCTCATCAATGTCTGCAAGTACCTGAAGGGAGagtgcaaagaggacggagccaggctcttctcagcggtgcccagagatgttgtggACGCTCCAcctttggagatattcaaaagctgtctggacatggtcctgggtGACTAGTTCTGGGTGGCCgtgcttgagcaggggaggttggaccagatggaCCCGAGAGGTCCCTGCAAGCCTCAGCCATTCTCTAATTAATTaatgtgtatgtgtacatacatacaaTATGTGTGGTAATAACAGAAAAACCTTCCTCGCCTGTTTTTAGTgtcttttgttctcttctgttGACTCTACCCTCGTGGGTGTTAGCTTACAAGAAGGACTGATTCATGAAGTATtatctttctctgtctttgcaaAATTAAGCTGATTTCTggagaatttttaaatatatatttatataactaATTTCACagagtaaaattattttttttaatgttgaagtAAAGCTTTATAAACATCTGTAAAACTTTCgtataaatattttgcagattgTGATGGTCCTTTTCAGGCAACTCAGCTGTGGAATAGTATTATTCATGCTCTTCATAGTCAGGTGGAAATCAAAAGACGCAGACAACatctgaaaacatacaaaaactGTTTCACTGGCTCAAATGCTGTTGATGTGGTACTGAGCCATCTTATGCAAAGCATGTACCTAAGCTGCAATGATATTTCTCGGCTGAAGGGAGTCCGTGTATGCCAAGCATTGATGGATCACAAGGTGTTTGAGCCAGTTGGAGCAAAGCTTTACTTATTCAAGAACgagaaagaaacagagtttGAAGACACAAACACTAGTCTCTATAAATTTGTAAATAGCAGTCTTACTCCTCTTCTTCtgagaaagaataaagacaaTGAGAGCTTGTCTCCCGAGCAAATctgcaaacagaagacaaaaagacGTTCCAAGTGAGTTACTCTGagctattttgattttttttttttttttttttttttggtaaagttAAGGTTGGTTAACTGTAGATGAAGTTATGTCTGTCTAACCCAGGTATTGGAGGCTTTTGAAACTACATGCCAGTTTTGAGAAATGTCATGCCTAAATAGCAAATGGTACCTAATATTTCTTGGTAATGTTAAACTGCTTTGATCTGCCCTTTGTTGTTTAGAATAGATATACGTTATAGATATATATGATATAGATATGTTATGTAGAATACTGGCACAGTAGCATATGCCTAGgaatcattttgttttgcagtcaATTGTGCTGAAATATGAGAATTAGCATGAATGAACTACTTGCTGGAAGCTGGTAAAAGAAATGGAACTAATAAACAGTATTTGGAATCAATATCCTTGCCCTTTCCACAAAGCATATGTGGATGATTGCTTTTCTAGCAGCATGATAGACCCCAGATACAATGAAGCCCTAAAGTCTTGATTTAACAGCAATTTAGGAAGTGACACAAAGATAAATGTGTCAATACAATACTGATTGTATTTGTTAtacatgtaaatttttttttcccccctaagcAGAACGAAGTGTGAATCAACACTTTCAAACCCCTTAGCATTAGAAGCAGCCGATAAAAAGAGGGTAGAGGAGCTTCTTCGATCAATAAATGTTCACACATCTTTACTTCCAAAGATCATGGTTAATGAACCAACTCATCTACTTTCAAAAAGAGGTGAGgattgaatttttctttttaaaacttgattGTTCTTCACTGTATCTACTTGGGAGTGAGTACCTCACTTCTGTTAAACAGTGCCCCTCAGAGTCCTAAATTTAACATGTCACTAATGAAAAAATAGCTAAATGAGTGCTAAATGGGTAAATGCTTATAGTAAGTGaactgaaggaaacaaaacaggattAAGTTTTTGCAGGATGGTGCTATTCTATTTATGCAAATACCACTTCAGAAGGAAATAGATTTTAAGATTAAGTACATCTGTATTATATGATTCCTTTGCTattcacttgtcttttcttgtatGTATTAATAATTAGAGTAAGTTATTACTAATTCTAATATGATGGGGGAGAGAGATGTTCTCTTCAAAGCCTTCTTCCTTAGCATTCCTATTTTGATCCCTTCTTCCCCAACACAGAAACTTCACACTATGCTGTTGCCTTGTTGTCTTTGAACACTTAAAACATTCTtgagtgaggaaaaacaaaggttAGTGTTTTACATAAGATCTTATTTCTgaggctggtttttttgtttgtttacgGTATCAGTAATAGAAGATGTCTGGAAACAGCAAACTCTGCTACGATTGCTGCAGTTAATTGATGTTCCGCTTCTAGAAGATATCTTGGTGTCTTCAGTGAAGACAAAACCAGACTGTTTTGGCAAAGAAGAAGACCTGATTATCTCAAACACTTTCCTGGACAGAGAGGTTACATGTAGCTTAAACTTGCCTGAGTAAGTTACACATCTATAAAATGGATTTGTTagtaaatgctttattttactcTTGATCAAAGATTTGTCTTAAGTGAATAAAATAGACATTGTTACACTTGTATACTTGTAGACAGGGGTGGCATTAATGTACTTTCCTTTGACTTCTTTTCAGAAGCGATAAAGGAACTCACAAAAAGTATATGTTTGGGATTGGACATTTGAAGATTTTAAGTATACGTTAAAACTTTGACCTGAAACGTCAAAAACGCTCCTAGTTTCTAGACCAGACACTTCACTCTTAGGTCTCTATAACAGATATTAGAACTTGAAAAAATTTATTCtgaggctttttgtttgtttgtcacAGTTCCTGGTGGTGGTGCTGTGAAGATATAAAGTCAATAAGGCATCTCTTGTTagcaacagaaaaggagaagcttAGCTGTAGCACTGAAGAATGCTTATATCGTGAGAATATAGCACTGAAGAATGCTTATATCGTGGGAATATAAAAGTGAAAATGGCTGCATGTCATCAGTGCTCTTTTCcttaaatgttcttttatttttgtagtgttCCTGGTGATTGCACTTGGGCTGATCTCTATCTTAGCATGTACTTTTAATGAATATGTCAAGGCATGTCTCCTCATGTGTATATGTCTTAGTAATGCTGATTTCTGTCAAATCAATACAATTTTTATCTGTTTGAGATTAAGGTCAATCTGTATACCTAAAGAGACTCTTTCTTACAGTTTTTATGTATTCTTGCTTTAgggagaaaatattaatatttttacatatgtttAGAGTTTTATATAAGCTAATGAAACTCCTGGTTCCAAACTAGGTTTATTGCTGGATAGCTTCTTAAGTCCACAGGTTTTTCCTACCAGAATGGCTTCTTCTGAGGTTTATACTTCCATTGTACTTGATTCTTGGCTGATTGGTGGGTTTATGTCTCTTAAAATATCTCATATGTGGTTCTTACTCTGTATTATTCTGTGTTAAGTGTCTCTAACATTTGAGTCTTTGCTGATATATCAGATGAGTGTTAAGAAAATTAAACGCTTGCTTCATTACTCTATTCTAAAATTACTTCAGTGGGGGGCTGGAGTAGCATCTTTGTATACAGTATATTATTTAGGTCTGGCTTATAGCATACCTGAGACATGGAAAATTCCAGGTATGAAGAATAGCCACCAGTATTACAAGTAGTTGTAGGATTAATTGCCTACAATATGAAGGCAGGGGAGTAAGCATAATTTATATCTCAAATTTTCTGTCTTCAATTTTCAAATAGTATCATGTTATGCTTGAAATAATCAAATACCTGCTCTCCATGTAGGTACTTAAAAACTGTAATCAAATCCTGCTTGCAGTGATTGCACTGCTCATGGGATCATAACTAAAGAGAGGTCATGATGCTATTTCTACTTTACTGTATTACCCTGTTTATGCATCCAAGAGTTATACAACCCTTGTTGACCGCAGAAGTTCTAACAAAAGTTCATGTTTATCTAGCTATCCAGCAGCAAGttcaaaatctttgtttctGCTCTCCATGATAAAAATAAGATTCTGTGGATCTTAAATAATAATTGCATCTGCTCACAAGTTATTGATTcagttcaaattattttatatccAGAGAATCAGATAAAAGTAattctccctctgcccccctccAGTTCTATAACTAGATTTCTTCCGTACAAAATGCTTGCATTTGACTTTTTCCTCTGACCTTCCAGCCTCTTTGAACAATGAGTTGTCTACCTGAATTTTAGGTTCTCcttacatttttctctccctagTTAAGTAATACAGGCAACAAATGCTTAAGAAAACTCATGCCTTTATAGTAGGTCATATAATAAACTGCTTCCACAGTCTTCTGggatttaaactatttttatttttctctattttcaaaCCAATTGTCgtctttctcttctgtaaagATCCAATCCTTTGCCTTTTCACCCTGGTTAGCCCTGGTGGGTTTTCATTGTGTGTGTTGGAGTAATAGTGGGgtggtgtttggttttaaatactAGCTGAATCAGGCAAGTGTCCTGGGGTCAGTGACAGTCTGGAATGATTGCAGCTTGTTTTGATCTGAGCATGCCTCAGGTGTATTGTCTGTAGCATAGGAAAACCATGGAAGTTGCTTATTTTGAGCAGGTCCTTGAACTACTATAGTGAAAAAAGTTACTTAAACTGCTTAATAAGCAACAAGTTTAATGCTGTGGTTCAAATATGTGACTATACCTGCATGGTTATTTCTgtctaattttctttaaagcattaAATAAGAATAGGCAGAGCATTTTAAGCACTAAAACTAACTTTTCCTTCTACAGGCTTGACAAATGGCTCTATGCTGCAATTGAATGCTTGGAGTATTTCCCAGACCAATTCATAGTGATGGTTAGTCAGCAGTTACCTCAAAGCACTAACAAAGCCAGCAGTCTGAATACATACAAGAAGATTCTTTTTGACATTATAATAAAGTATTATAGTCAAAAGAAGGACTCCCTTCTTGCCACTCAGGATCTCAATATTCATTCAGGAATTATAGAACTTATAGGTAAGAGCAACCTGGAACAAAAAATACAAGTGAAAGCTGTATAAAGGATGTAACTTACTAAGCGTTAATTGACTGAATCGTAACACCATTTGCAATGCTATTGCAGATGCACTTTATAGGTTGGAAGGAGACACACAAGGTCGCTAGTCAGAACCTCTGCTCAAGGAAAGGACAAATTTCAAAGTTAGACCACGTTGCTTAAGGGCCTGGTCTAGCTGACTTTTGAGAATCTAAGGATAGAGATTCACTAACCTCTGTGGGTAACCTGTTTCAATATATAACTACTCTCACTGTGAAGATTTCTTACTGCTAGTCAGAATTTCCCTTATTGCTACTTGTGACTAATAACATAAAAGTAAAATCATTGCTACAAAGTTTTCTTGTTAACCAGAATAAGGTTTTGTAAATTCTGGACTTACGGCTTTTTTAGTAAtagaagttatttaaaatgataaaaggaGCTGTTGAGATTGTGATTCAGCCTGTgatccccccaaaaaaaccctccctaCATATGCTCACAAGTAAAACAGAAGggtttaatttaaatacaagtCTAAGATTAATCGTACCCTAAATAGGCCCTGTTACTTCTTCAGTTCTGTAGGGTTTATGGAGTGCTATCAAAAGTTTTAGTTTTTAGAGAACTATGACAAGCTCACTGGCATAGGAGCACAGTTGACCTGTGTAAAAATTGGAGCAGAGTGGTGGATCCTGTGGCCAAAACCTCATGAAAATACAAAAGGcaatatttttatcagtagTATTTtgctaaggagaaaaaaaatcgAATTATAATAGAAGTCATGAAAGGGAAACTATTGCAAAATTACATAACCCATccacaaaaaaagaatgctAATTTGAAATAACTGACTTAGCTACTGGTAACTTCTGCTAAATGTTCACTTAAATTAAAGATGTTATAGTTCATATATGcactttaaatacaaaactgatATAAACCAATATTATAGAATATTAATAAACTAGAGAATCGAAAGAGCCAAATCTGTAGGCAAGGGAAAAGACAGTGCCATAATTCTGCTGAACTACTCTAATGCTTTAGTTGCCGGTAGGTCTTTTCCTTAGTAAGTATCTGCTTGATCTAAACTACATGACCTGTGAATGTCCAGGGCTATTCTGCTTTCTTATTCTTTCCAATTTGAGTAAGACTATCTCACAAGCAGTTTctaatgctttatttctttttgatgaaGTGGTAGCCATAATTTTATCATTAGGAAATTATTCTCTGTTTGAATATATTAGTCTGTATTCTTGGGTCCTCAGCTGTGTTCTAGTTCATACTAGAACACTGTTAGGAGATTGTGCTTAACTATTTTACAACCATTTTTCCCTCTCAGTGCTACGGAGTAGATTATGGTCATCACTGCATAACAGCTTGGATTCTAGTAATAGTTTCCAAGTAGAATCCAGTGCAGTTAACCTTACTTTGATAAAGTGCAGTTGTTCTGACTCTAGTGCAAGAGTGCTCAAACTAGCTATGAACATCTacatatttaaaacactttcaaaattaatttgagaaGTGCTGCAGTTAGCTAAAGTACGACTTTGTTTTGTTATCAATGTATATACGGTTATAACTGTATTTTCCTCAGTTGTTAAACAGTTTGATTTAAGATGGCTGATAATACAGATCTATTGTGAAGGCAAACATGTTGCTGTGCTTGttgcctttaaaataaacagatctAGAGTGCTTTACTTATGTTACAGATGAATGCAGTTGGTCAAACTAGTCCATGTGGTTTACTGAACCTTTTTACATtggaactttttctttttttttttctttccttcagtcttttAAAGTAACTCAGTAAAGCTTTAATCACAGATCAGAGAAACTCTTAAACTTTTCTCTAGAAATGATTTAACTTCCTGTCTTCATATCTACACTTTTACCTGTCTTGATCATGTCCTTTGGCAattctctttcctgcttttttgtCTGCCCTTCTTTTGGAAAAAGGTCACTTACTTGCTCTTTTGGTgatctttttaaacaaaggtgGTTTCAAATGACTTGTGGTACACCCCTGAAAGTCCTGGATTATTTGTTGTAAAACATAATCTCTGTCCCAGTAATAGGACAGAGGCCAGAAAATCATACGTAGGTTCTATTCCTGTATCTGCCCTCATCTTGCTCTGCCTTAAGAAAGTTACTTGGCTTTTTGATAGTTCCTCACTTTCAAAGTGAAGATAACTAGTATTATCACCTAAAGGGGTTTTTATAGGAGATCATTTCCACCTTATCATGTTTCCTTGAGAAATTTATAACCTAATGGCTTAAAAAGGggacacatacacacaccaaccaacaaaaaaaaagcaacaaaaaaagaaaaacccaaaacaaaaaaacccaaacaaacaaaacctcaaagCAATGAGAAAGTTAGACTTGTTCAGCTCGTTAATTACTTTGAGATGAATCCTGGAATATAATACGAAGATGTGTAAACACACAGTGCAAACATCACTTCAGTGTTTGCACATTGTATACAGAACATAGTAATGTCCTGTATATATTGTCCAAGTACATCTGACTAGCTATGGGACAAAGGTTTTAAGCTTATATTGATGTATATTATGCTGTATTAAGTCTCATCAAAAAGTTTTAGAAGTCACTGAGATAACCTGCTTTGTTTGGAgggaaaaacccccaaaaatgAGATTAATATTGGAATTTAAAGATGTATTCTTgactctgaaaatgaacagTTGCACTGGACACACTGTCTTACTCCAttgcagaaagaggaaaaacagatcaAGCTCTAGAGGCATCacaactttatttaaaattattagcaCCAAATATCCGAGAAGAACTACATAGACTCCTGACATTCATAGCCATTGCATCTGAATCTGAGGGCTACAAATTACAAAAACAAGTAAGTATCCGTTATGTTTAGTGTGGGAAATAGCACTTCCCTACGGTAAAGCTAACTTTTTTCCCAGAGTTAGAAGTATTCTGTTTACTGCCTTCCAatgtgatttgttttaaaacaaatatcaaGATGTTCTTCTCCGATAGCATTCTGTTATACTTAGTCTTTGCTGACACATTGCAAGTAAATCTAATGCCAAATCTGGATGGTTCTTTTTCTAGTTTGATAACAGATCGGTGATAATCAAGACTTGCACAAAGTTCATCTTACAAAATAAGACATTGTCAAAACCACAGGCAGAACTGCTGACTCAGTTTCTGATGGACAATCACTCTGAGCTCTTCAAGGTAGCATTTTCCTTACCTCattgtcattttaaatattaaatgctgTGAAGTGCCTTTTTGGAGATGAGAGGTCTGAGGAGCAGAATTTAATATTCCATCTGTTACAGTTTAATGGTACAGTCAAACAGGGCAAGAAGCTATTTCAGACTATGGAGGACAGCTTTTTAAGAGCTTTGCAATCCTTTACATATAGTATCTCTCTTTATTTGCATCATTTGtgttaagaaaatatttgaagtattaAGACATTTTTATAGAGGCCTTTTGGCACCTTGTTTCTGATGGCTGTCTACTAAATTTGTAGGCTTCTTAGTGTCTTTCTCCTTTAGAAGTCAGCTGACATACTCTGAGTGATATATAAGATGGCATGCTCTGGTGCCCCAGTGTACATGTACAGCTTTGACAACTCTTAAGAGTTCCTTttggtattttgaaatgttaacttttaaattaaataaaataaatagagcCACAAAATGAAATGGCCTTTCTATTTAACTTGATCAGTTCTGTaaatatacagatatattttatagTCTCCTTTATTTACGTTCCATCATATTGTCATGCATGTGAAAAGATGCAACCTTCCCAGACCCTATATTGACTTTCTGAATTCAACCAGTGCATTAAAGTTGTGATGCTTCACTACTGTTTTCCTCAGCTACAAAATTCCTCATTAAAACACTAAACTAGATAAGAGATGAACTAATTAATCTCAGCTGTTATACAATAGCTGTTAAAATGCTCTAGGCATTTATTGTCCAGTTACAAATAAGCCTCACAGAAACATTGATTTggtttcagtaaaatattatttttagttcttaTACAACACATTCATTTCCACTTCTGACCTCAACTAAAGAGACATgggagattttaatttttttaattagctccAGTTTAGTTTGAAAGTATTGAGTGGTTGCTGTGAGTTTTGTATGTGTTAATATACAGCCAAAACcaaatacttttgtttgtttgatttttttttcttgttgttattCAGGGTTCTGACATGAGGGTTAGGGCTTTGATTCATGATTGGAGATGGAGCCAGATCTGATAAATGAAGTGTCCACTGCTTTATAGCAGTGACAGTAGAGTGGATGGTGGCTCACTCTTTCACAACTGCAGTTGAGAGCCTTTTCTATTGTATAAGCTGAAATCAGTTCAAGGTCTACACTACAGTTTTTGCCGTAGTTCAGTGGAAAACAACGTCTAGAACATCTTCCCTCCTATTTCTTTGGCCAGAAATATTAGGAATAAacatacatgtatgtgtgttagtgcattttttttgagagagattttGACTATGTACCTAAATAAATGTAGGCATAGATTCTTCTGCAGTTaattatgtgatttttaaatggatcATCTGAAAGCTTTAGATTCTCAAAATACAGAAGTATagtttttgtaactttttttctttgttggatTGTATTTTCAGACTCCTTTAACTCTTCTGGAACTAACTAGTAGGAGAATTGAGAGTTTGCTAGAAGGACAAGATCCAGATATCAATTCAGGTAGATGATGTgatacacatttttatataaaccTTTCTATACAAATCGATTTATCATCAGTTCACTATAATTTGCATAGActatattcttttcctttattaaaagtGAAGCATTGAAGCAACTAGTGGCTAATTCaccaaataattaaattatCTGCTATAAGCAAAATACTGACCTCTGAATATTAGGGAACAAGGGTTCTATTAATTATCTAGTTTGAACACATTACAAAACTTTTTTACCAAATAATTAC
Above is a genomic segment from Gymnogyps californianus isolate 813 chromosome 1, ASM1813914v2, whole genome shotgun sequence containing:
- the DEPDC4 gene encoding DEP domain-containing protein 4 isoform X1; translated protein: MAVYLTPRFRRLRSQSELDSRRGSGRRRDCDGPFQATQLWNSIIHALHSQVEIKRRRQHLKTYKNCFTGSNAVDVVLSHLMQSMYLSCNDISRLKGVRVCQALMDHKVFEPVGAKLYLFKNEKETEFEDTNTSLYKFVNSSLTPLLLRKNKDNESLSPEQICKQKTKRRSNRTKCESTLSNPLALEAADKKRVEELLRSINVHTSLLPKIMVNEPTHLLSKRVIEDVWKQQTLLRLLQLIDVPLLEDILVSSVKTKPDCFGKEEDLIISNTFLDREVTCSLNLPELDKWLYAAIECLEYFPDQFIVMVSQQLPQSTNKASSLNTYKKILFDIIIKYYSQKKDSLLATQDLNIHSGIIELIERGKTDQALEASQLYLKLLAPNIREELHRLLTFIAIASESEGYKLQKQFDNRSVIIKTCTKFILQNKTLSKPQAELLTQFLMDNHSELFKTPLTLLELTSRRIESLLEGQDPDINSGFTFCQRVTTKEYEDQNQQKNQYLLALVQEMDNDPTIPLKQKKKLIKEFRKYHSLVYCSGCKTTCEFCTLNG
- the DEPDC4 gene encoding DEP domain-containing protein 4 isoform X2, whose translation is MQSMYLSCNDISRLKGVRVCQALMDHKVFEPVGAKLYLFKNEKETEFEDTNTSLYKFVNSSLTPLLLRKNKDNESLSPEQICKQKTKRRSKTKCESTLSNPLALEAADKKRVEELLRSINVHTSLLPKIMVNEPTHLLSKRVIEDVWKQQTLLRLLQLIDVPLLEDILVSSVKTKPDCFGKEEDLIISNTFLDREVTCSLNLPELDKWLYAAIECLEYFPDQFIVMVSQQLPQSTNKASSLNTYKKILFDIIIKYYSQKKDSLLATQDLNIHSGIIELIERGKTDQALEASQLYLKLLAPNIREELHRLLTFIAIASESEGYKLQKQFDNRSVIIKTCTKFILQNKTLSKPQAELLTQFLMDNHSELFKTPLTLLELTSRRIESLLEGQDPDINSGFTFCQRVTTKEYEDQNQQKNQYLLALVQEMDNDPTIPLKQKKKLIKEFRKYHSLVYCSGCKTTCEFCTLNG